One genomic region from Chthoniobacterales bacterium encodes:
- a CDS encoding ABC transporter ATP-binding protein has protein sequence MVADPGIEASSLRVRDVTKTFPAPDDTSERRLALDNVSLTLAAGELSSLVGPSGCGKSTLLRLIAGLDSPDSGELMVGAESITGPNAERGLVFQDPNLFPWLTVRRNIEAGLVARHILPEKRHEVIEFMRLVGLESFADAYPHHLSGGMAQRVALARALINHPKVLLLDEPLGALDAFTRMRMQDEVLRIWQARRTTMLLVTHDIDEAIYMSDRIVIMTQRPGRIERTIPVSLDRPRDRSSPAFLQLRGEILELLHFAGNAVPV, from the coding sequence GCTCCGAGTCCGCGACGTCACCAAAACATTTCCGGCGCCTGACGATACCTCAGAGCGGCGCCTGGCCCTCGACAATGTTTCGCTCACGCTCGCGGCCGGCGAACTTAGCTCGCTGGTCGGTCCGAGTGGCTGCGGGAAATCGACTTTGCTTCGGCTCATTGCCGGCCTCGATTCGCCGGACTCCGGCGAGCTGATGGTCGGCGCCGAATCGATTACCGGCCCGAACGCCGAGCGCGGCCTCGTCTTTCAGGACCCAAATTTATTCCCGTGGCTGACGGTCCGGCGAAATATCGAGGCGGGTTTGGTGGCGCGCCACATTTTGCCGGAGAAACGCCATGAAGTGATCGAATTCATGCGGCTGGTTGGCCTCGAAAGTTTTGCGGACGCCTATCCGCATCATCTCTCGGGCGGGATGGCCCAGCGAGTCGCGCTCGCCCGCGCCTTGATCAATCATCCCAAGGTCCTGCTGCTCGACGAGCCGCTGGGGGCGCTCGATGCCTTTACCCGCATGCGCATGCAGGATGAAGTGCTTCGGATCTGGCAGGCCCGCCGGACCACGATGCTCCTGGTCACGCACGACATCGACGAAGCGATCTATATGAGCGATCGCATTGTTATAATGACGCAACGCCCGGGGCGAATCGAGCGGACGATACCCGTCTCGCTGGATCGTCCGCGCGACCGAAGCAGCCCGGCTTTTCTCCAGCTACGCGGCGAAATTCTCGAGCTTCTCCATTTCGCCGGAAACGCGGTTCCCGTATAA